Within Desulfomicrobium apsheronum, the genomic segment CGGGGGGCAGTTCTGCCGTGCTGCGACGCTATTTCGACATGCCGGCTGTGGGCGACCTGCGCAACCGGCTCATGGCCCTGGCCGATCGCACCCTGCACGGATACCCAGAGATTTTCGAGCTTTTTGCCCACCGCCTGCCCAAGACCGCAAGTTCCGGACAGCTGCTGGACGAACTCTCCGCCCTGGTCGCAGGCAGCCATCCGCTCATTACCCGGGTGTCGGACCCCATGCGCAAGATCATTCGTCATCACCTGCAACTTTTCGAGAAATCCATCGGCCCGGATTTCGACCTGCGCGGGGCGAGTGTCGGCAATCTCATCCTGACCGCCGGATATCTTGAAAACAGGCGGCACATCGACCCCATCGTCTACATCTATTCCAAACTGGTCCAAGTGCGCGGGGAAGTCCGCCTGCTGATCAATTCCAACCTGCAACTTCGGGCCGTGCTCGAAGGCGGCGGTCACCTCGTCGGCCAGCATTTGCTCACCGGGAAGGAGACTCCCCCTCTTTCCCGCCCTGTGTCCGAGCTGTCCCTCGTCGATCCCGCCAAGGGCAACGCGCCAGTGCGGCCGCTCATCCGCGACAAGATCCGCAGGGCCATCCAGGGCGCGGACCTCATCTGTTATCCGGTGGGCAGCTTCTACAGCTCCATCGTCGCCAACCTGCTGCCTCGGGGAGTGGGGCAGGCCGTGAGCCAGACGCCCTGTCCCAAGGTCTTCATCCCGAACACGTTCAGCGATCCTGAATCCGTGGGGCTTTCCCTGGCTGGTCAGGTCCGAACCCTGCTGCGGCACCTACGCGCCGACGCCCCGGACAGCATCGCCATCAGCGACGTTCTCGATTTTGTCCTGCTTGATCCGTCCGTGAGTTATCCGGACACAAAGAACCCGCAGCGGGAGCTGGCATCGCTTGGCATCCAGATCATCAAGACTCCCCTGACCGACACGAAAACCGGCGCCATTGACCCGCATCTGCTCTGCCAGGCCCTCATCTCCCTGGCGTGATATTTAAAAGGAGGATCTCATGGGAAAAGACAAGCTCAAATCCAAGAACATAATGACCAGGGATGATCTGGTCGCGTATCTGGAAACCGTGCTCTCGGGCCTGAAGCAGGGCACGCTCATCCTCGACAACGAAGAAAGGCCCCTGATTCTGAGGCCTTCGGACAGCATCGAGGCGGAGCTCGAAATAAAGCAGAAAAGCGACAAGGAGAAGCTTGAACTCAAGCTCTCCTGGGTGCCGAACAAGATGCAGCCACTGACCCCGGTGGCAACACAACTTGAAGCCCCAATCCTGTCTTCGCCCCCACTGGGTGACGAAGCAAAAAAAAAATGAGCTGAAGGAAGCGGCAGAAGCGGAAGAGGAAGAGGAAGAAGATAGGACCTATGGGACCTATAGGACGAATGAGACGAATGAGACAACCGAAATCACAGAACTTCCTGCAACCCATACGTCCCATGAGCCCCATACGACCCATTCTTCCCATACTTCCTATTCTTCCCCGCAAAAGGCCCTCTACGCCATCATCCGTGAGGCCCTGGCCCAAGGCCAAAAAATTCCCCTGCCGGGGCTCGGCTCTTTATCCGTGACGCTCCATGCCGCGCACATGGGCCGAAACCCGCGTACCGGGGAGAGCATCGCCATTCCTGCGCGCAGGCGGGTTCACTTCAAGGCGGCAAAGGGACTGCAGCAGCTGCTGAACCCATGACTTGCGCGGCGGCGTCCTGGAAATTTTTGGCCAAAGGAGCCTTTCAATGAAGTTTCTTTCCACCTGTCGCGCACTGTTCCGGGGGCGCCTTCCCGGCCAGGCCGTGATCCAGATCACCACCCGCTGCAACGCCCGTTGCGTGCAATGCGGTATGAGCGCGGACAATTCATTTGCCCGCCACAGTCTTGATCCCGAGATCGTGGACCGCGTTCTCGACACCGTGGCCAGGCTTGGGATGCAGGCCGTGTCCTTCACCGGCGGGGAGCCCCTGCTGGATCTCGGGCGTCTGACGGGCATGATCCGACGCGCAAAGAAGCTCGGTATTCCTTACATCCGCACCGGCACCAACGGGTTCATCTTTCAGCGTCATGAGGCCCTGGATTTTGCGGATCGCATGCGCCGCACGGCCGATGAATTGCTCGAAAGCGGCATCCGCAATTTCTGGATCAGTCTCGATTCGAGCGATCCGGACATTCATGAGAAAAACCGGGGCCTGCCCGGTGTGGTGCGGGGCATGGCCAAGGCTGTGCCCATCTTTCACGAACGCGGCCTTTACCCCTCGGTCAATCTGGGCATCAACCGCCTCTGCGGCGGGCGCATCCCGGCCTTGCAGGCCCCCTTCGATGAGCACGGTTTTCGGCAGGGGTTTTCCGAGGCCTTCACCCGCTTTTTCACGTTTGCGACGGAACTCGGCTTCACCATCGCCAACTGTTGCTACCCCATGAGCGACGAAGACCTTGCCGTGTATCAGGCCACCTCCTCGGACCCGTTCATCCTTTTCAGCCCCGAGGAGAAGCGGGCCATGCTGCTCGCGCTCAAGGATGTGGTGCCGGATTTCAGGTCGCGCATCCGCCTCTTCACGCCGCTGTCCTCCCTGGACGCCCTGGTGCGCCAGGCCGATGGCGAGCCCGGGCAGACATATGCCTGTCGCGGAGGCCTGGATTTCTTCTTCGTGGACGCCACGGCCGGGCACGCCTATCCGTGCGGCTATCGCAGCGCTGAAGACCTTGGGCCATTTTGGGAATTGCAGAATCTGCCCGACGGCGAGCCGGGCTGTCGGCGCTGTGACTGGGAGTGTTTTCGGGACCCGTCAGAGCTGCTCGGGCCCTTCGGGATGGCGCTCTCCAATCCGCTGGAGGTGCTGCGCAGGTTTTCGTCCCGCCGGGAGCTGCCCGGCCTCTGGTATTCCGACCTGCGCTACTACATGGCCTGTGACTTTTTTGACGGCACCAAACCCATGCGCGCGGAAAAAATGGCGCGCTTCGCGCCGCGTCAGGCCGCGCCCGCGCTTTTAGTTTCGACCGAAGCCGCGTCTTGAGCCGCCATCACACTTCGCTGGCCCATGTATTGAGCATGCCCGTGCGTTCAGGACCGGGCCTTGAAGCGATCGCGCACCAGCATCCCCAGACCAAAAAGCAGGGCCGCGCCCGCGCCGAGTAGCGGCAATCTTGCAACGACGGACGGATCGGTCAGGAATTTTCCGGCATGCAGTCCGAGCAGGGTGATGAGCACAGACCATAGTGTTGCCGTGAAAAGGTTGGCGGCGAGAAAGAAGCGCCAGCACAGATCCGAGACGCCAAAA encodes:
- a CDS encoding GAK system CofD-like protein, with protein sequence MTAIRVTREVNVPDPVRVARALRSPDLGPRILFFTGGTALKETSQALVGYTHNSVHLVTPFDSGGSSAVLRRYFDMPAVGDLRNRLMALADRTLHGYPEIFELFAHRLPKTASSGQLLDELSALVAGSHPLITRVSDPMRKIIRHHLQLFEKSIGPDFDLRGASVGNLILTAGYLENRRHIDPIVYIYSKLVQVRGEVRLLINSNLQLRAVLEGGGHLVGQHLLTGKETPPLSRPVSELSLVDPAKGNAPVRPLIRDKIRRAIQGADLICYPVGSFYSSIVANLLPRGVGQAVSQTPCPKVFIPNTFSDPESVGLSLAGQVRTLLRHLRADAPDSIAISDVLDFVLLDPSVSYPDTKNPQRELASLGIQIIKTPLTDTKTGAIDPHLLCQALISLA
- a CDS encoding amphi-Trp domain-containing protein encodes the protein MGKDKLKSKNIMTRDDLVAYLETVLSGLKQGTLILDNEERPLILRPSDSIEAELEIKQKSDKEKLELKLSWVPNKMQPLTPVATQLEAPILSSPPLGDEAKKK
- a CDS encoding HU family DNA-binding protein; its protein translation is MTKQKKNELKEAAEAEEEEEEDRTYGTYRTNETNETTEITELPATHTSHEPHTTHSSHTSYSSPQKALYAIIREALAQGQKIPLPGLGSLSVTLHAAHMGRNPRTGESIAIPARRRVHFKAAKGLQQLLNP
- a CDS encoding radical SAM protein, producing MKFLSTCRALFRGRLPGQAVIQITTRCNARCVQCGMSADNSFARHSLDPEIVDRVLDTVARLGMQAVSFTGGEPLLDLGRLTGMIRRAKKLGIPYIRTGTNGFIFQRHEALDFADRMRRTADELLESGIRNFWISLDSSDPDIHEKNRGLPGVVRGMAKAVPIFHERGLYPSVNLGINRLCGGRIPALQAPFDEHGFRQGFSEAFTRFFTFATELGFTIANCCYPMSDEDLAVYQATSSDPFILFSPEEKRAMLLALKDVVPDFRSRIRLFTPLSSLDALVRQADGEPGQTYACRGGLDFFFVDATAGHAYPCGYRSAEDLGPFWELQNLPDGEPGCRRCDWECFRDPSELLGPFGMALSNPLEVLRRFSSRRELPGLWYSDLRYYMACDFFDGTKPMRAEKMARFAPRQAAPALLVSTEAAS